DNA from Verrucomicrobiia bacterium:
CGTGCCGAGGATTTTGAAGCCTTCCACCCGGGGAATCAACATGCCGAAGCCGTTGCACGGATGCGCCACGTCCTCGCGCCGGAAGCCCAGCACCACGCTCGCCACAGGCGGATAGCGGATTTCGGAGAAGGCGGAGAGGTCGAGCCGACCGCTTGATTGGAGCGCCGAACCGGAGTTCGGCGCTCCGAGTTCAACGTGCAGTTCCGCCAGCCTGAACGCCGTGCCCGCATAAAGCACCGCGCTGTGCTCCGCCTGGCCCGCACCCGCGGCATTCTTGAAGTTCACCGTCCAGCCGTTGGCCGTCTGCTTGAGCTGCGTGACGCTCGTATTCAGTTTGACCGCGGCGCCGAGCAGCTCGCGCAGGGTGTCGGGCAACACCTGCAAGCCTTCGTCGAAGGAAAACTTCGGCGCGCGGTCCTTTGCGACTTCGCCGCGCTTCTTGCGTTCACGCGCCCCGAGGATCTGGCCCCTGATCATTGAGCCGTATTTCTCTTCGAGCGCGGCGAGCTTGGGAAACGCCTGCTGCACGGAAAGCTTTTCCGGATCGCCCGCGTAAATGCCCGCCACCAGCGCATCAATCGCGTGGTCCAGAAACTCCGGACACAGCCGGCGCCGGACAAAATTGGCGATGCTCTCCTCCTGCCCGTCCCGCTTCACCGGCCGGAACGGCTCGCGCAGCACGGCCCACTTGGCGCCGAGCGTGAACAGCGGCGTGGTGAAGAATCCCAGCGGCGAGCCCGGCATTTCGATGGGCCGGCGGTAGCGCACCACGTAACGCGCCTCCGCCTGCGGGTCCGGGTCCAGGCGCCGCGGCTGCAGCCCGGCGTCATTCACGAGCTGCGTGATCTTGGGGGACGTTTCGAGGATGGTGTTCGGCCCGAACTCGGCGAGATAGCCGTCCTTGCGCAGGCTCTGAATCGCCCCGCCCACCCGGCCCGTGGCTTCATAGACCGTGACCGGAATCCCGCGGCGCTGGAGATAAAACCCCGCCGTGAGTCCGGTGATACCGCCGCCGATGATGGCTACGGGTTTCATGAAAAATTAAATCGTCCGCGAAGGGCGCCGTTTGCCCACGGGGGCAAGCGTGTTGTCGAAGCCCATCGCGATGTGGTTCAGGCCGCGAGCAGTTCCGGATGACGTGCCGCGATCCGCAGCAACTTCAAGGCGGCACCGCTGGGTTCACGCTGGCCCGATTCCCAACTGATGGCGGTGGGCTTGGGCACGTTGAGCAGCGCCGCAAAGACGGCTTGGCTGACGCCCAGGCGTTTTCGCAACTCGGCGATTTCGCGGGGCTTGATGGACTTCTCGCGCGGCGGCAGGGCCAGCCGCGTGGTGCGCATCGTCAGGCGTTTACCGCCGCTGACGTGCTTGGCCACCCCCTCAAGACGCCGGATCAGTTCCTCAGCGTCGAATTCAATCTCATTTTTTGTTTTGCGCGGCATAAGCTTGTTCGATTTGTCGGGCCAGCAGGCGCAGACGGAACCGCTGGTCGGCCGACAGGTCTGACTGCCGGGATTTCGTGTAGAGAAACAACAGGATCACCTTCTCCACGCGTGGCAGGTGCAGATAAATCACCCGGGCGCCAGCCGATTTACCCCGCCCCGGCAACTTCATCCGCACCTTGCG
Protein-coding regions in this window:
- the hemG gene encoding protoporphyrinogen oxidase, which translates into the protein MKPVAIIGGGITGLTAGFYLQRRGIPVTVYEATGRVGGAIQSLRKDGYLAEFGPNTILETSPKITQLVNDAGLQPRRLDPDPQAEARYVVRYRRPIEMPGSPLGFFTTPLFTLGAKWAVLREPFRPVKRDGQEESIANFVRRRLCPEFLDHAIDALVAGIYAGDPEKLSVQQAFPKLAALEEKYGSMIRGQILGARERKKRGEVAKDRAPKFSFDEGLQVLPDTLRELLGAAVKLNTSVTQLKQTANGWTVNFKNAAGAGQAEHSAVLYAGTAFRLAELHVELGAPNSGSALQSSGRLDLSAFSEIRYPPVASVVLGFRREDVAHPCNGFGMLIPRVEGFKILGTIFSSALFPNRAPAGHLTLTNYIGGERYPELASLPAEKLYELVQADLRVLLGVHGEPTFQHTVFWPKAIPQYNLGYGKYRARMTEIEAQAPGFFLAGHYRGGISLGDSIVSGVNAVERIARTMNL
- a CDS encoding helix-turn-helix domain-containing protein, producing MPRKTKNEIEFDAEELIRRLEGVAKHVSGGKRLTMRTTRLALPPREKSIKPREIAELRKRLGVSQAVFAALLNVPKPTAISWESGQREPSGAALKLLRIAARHPELLAA